The region CACAATAAACATGCATTTATTTCTTATGTGTTGTCCCTGTAGATTATGCTGTTGCTTCTTTGGGGACATAACTTTTTCCCAGCTTTCATATTATAGTTTTCTGGAATGGAAAGGGGAATTTATATTTTCCCTAGATACAGCATTCACTGCAGTTGTGTTTCCAAACAAGATCTCCTCTTCCACTAATTCATGTGGAACATAATTCAAAAGAGCATTCTCCCTTTCATTTTCAATGGGGCTCATGCAGAAGAATTTTCTGGTGGATTGTGCTCCATGAATTAACTAGAAACTATTTCCTGCACTGCCACCATTAATGCAATCAGTTGCCTGAGGTGGCCCCTCCATCATGCCTCATCACCTTCCCATACATAAAGGCTAAATGGTGGGGGCACCTTTGACTTACTTCTCCAAGTCCATAGTCATGTGCCTCAGAAAAGACCCGTCATTGCCTACCTCTTGTATGTCTGGAATCATTGCTCTGTTAATAAGCACAAAACATTATACTATCTTACAGCATgttcctatgcatatttattcagaagtgagccccatctGAAATCAGAGGGGCATATGCCTTAGGTGTGCTTAGGAGTATAGTATTAGGTTACAAATATGGATTTTTCACTCCAGGTGCTCTTGCAAAATGTACTTGCCTCTTAAAAAGAAATCTATACAATGAGTCCATTCCTTCTGCTCTTCCATTTGAACCTAGGATGTACTTTACAAAAACCTCAAATCATAACCTAACCTAACTCAAGTCTATATATATactgcatatttttttaaaacagcaattaAAACCCGCCTTCTTCAGGGAAGTTTCAAAGATTGAGGTGTATTTACAAAATAGAAATTGGACATCAAATCAGTCTTAACACATTGTCTTTGTCTTGGTGGAGACCTTCCTAATTCCATGGTTCTGTGAGAGGGATGAATTCCAGCAAAGtagtccaatttttttttcctgcagaggATAATTTACAGTGCTGTGCTATATGGATAAGCAGAATTCTGACTGTCCAGGTATTGTCTAACGAGGGCAACAAAGATCTTTTCTCAGTGTGGGGCTGGGGTCAGCTTATTATACAGCCTCCTTTCTCCTTAAATGGGTTCTTGTCTTCTGGGATACCTTTTAAGAGTGGATCTTCAGCAGCATTGGATTCTATATAATTTTTGAGTTCTCCTGCTGTCTTGGAGACCTGTATGGAAGGGAAAAGAGCATAAGaattgccctgctggatcaggccaactaGTCCAACATCCTACAGTGAAACCCTTAGATCCTACAGTGAAAGCCCTTAGATCAGTACTTCTCAGTCTTTTTACTGCTGCGACCCAGAATGCTTTCTCACTTTTGGGTTGTGCTGGTGAATGACCCACTTTGTTGGCTGCATTGCGCTCtataatgccttgcagcttccaggtagtgctggcatgcaacccaccaaaaatcaggctgcaacCCACTGGTAgatcatgactcacagtttgagtaccactgctgtagGCAATCACCACCTTCAAACAACCCAAAAAGTATTTGCAGTCTTGAGTGATAGCACACACTGTCTACCAGGCCTGTCCCTTTCAAGACACCCAACCCAACTTCCATGGAATACATGGAAGTTCTGTGGGCCAAGGGGCTCTGTGCAACAGAATTTTTCCAGGAGAACATTCCTTTGTATTTCATCATAGCCAATGTTGAACTATTTCCCCATTCCAGCAGACTATTTGTATGATTCAGCAGGCTTACCCACCCAGCAGCGCCAGCTTGGTTGGCCTACGAAAGATAGCACTTACTGTTTTGAACAAGTGTATATGGAAATAGTTACCTTTTGTCTTTCAGTTTTCACTTCCTTTTTCAGCTGGTCTAATTCCATCTTTATGAGCTCTTTTTCAGTCATATCCTGGGCCATCTTGCCCTGTAATGCAGACATTAATCCACTTTAGCCATCTAAACACATCTAAAGCACCTCTGCAGCAAATGCAAACAAGTAGGTTATCTTCAGGGCTGTTTGCAACTAGGGTGGCCCCAACTTCAGAAACCCAGTGCCCTACAACCATGTGACTTTCGTTTTGCAATTCATATTCCACTAGTATGCCATTCTGGGGCTAGAgcataaacacatttttaaaagttttttttttaaagactgttttAATGAAATTACAGAAATAAAAAAGTATTCCAGAGAAAGACCAAAATTTAAAATATCACCAAACCTGTACTCTCCAAAACCAGGTTGCTCACTCACATAAGAACCAGGGTTTAGTCAAGGGGAGCAGGGTGAAGATGGTGTTATAGGCAAGAGCACTGAGATGCTGCTTTTGAagggttttttgggttttttttttggaagaacCTTAACCGAGAAGATCAGGATCAGAAAGAGGCAAACAggagtaaaagaaagaaaaggatataTGAATTATTATTGAGTGATATCCCAAAGGTGGGGGAAGCACAGTTGTTAATATCTATGTGTGTtgtagttgttttgttttgtttttttaataaataataaaaagaaagaaagaggcaaaCAGAAATTAATCTTGGTATATATGTTAACATCTaagttaggggtgtcaaacataaggcctgtgggccagatgcgacccctagaagctctttatctgccctCCCATTATAACCGGGttctcccagagccacccttctgccaaggcatcacttcacagagcacctctcagctgccgAGCTGCCAAGTGAAacttcagcagcactgctgaaaaggtggccaagCTCTCCCATATGTTGAAAATAGAATCAAGATTGGAATAttatctgtcatttgcaactaatgagttcctacttgagaagaaagtgcttaatcctggccatcatctgcttaattacatcactttctgcttaataatgtcacttctggtcctcagcaggttccatgaatgctgtttggcccaccgtgtgaaatgagtttgacacccctagtctaggCAGCCATCTTTTGCAGGGGTTGCCCGAGAGATGGTATGTAGCTCATGCTACATTAATGccgcaattctatacacacttttctgggagtcaaTCCtgctgaacatagtgggatttattctaagtaaacatgctgtCTAAGCCAACACTTTTATATTTAGACAAGTGATTTTTTAATCCAATATATATAAATTTGTTTTAAgttattattacaaatatttatacaccactgaACTGCTACTGTATCTCaccctaaggcagcagttctcaaactccaagggagtttagctccgcagtaagttcttgtggggggggggaggcagcgacgcaattgCCAGGATTGCGTTACTGTGAAGGGgttcaggggcttggctggacttaccagagcctcctgcagcctcccaggggtgcggggagcactgCGCGACTGTCCGcggggctccccaaagcttaaaaaatgaaagctgagTGATCACGCTCACcctccggaaaactggaagtggagcgcaattgctctgctttcactttttaagcttcggggagccctgcggatggtTGCTTAGGACTCCTcgcaccctcaggaggctgcttCGGGGACTGGTAAGCATGCCAGTCCCTggagcccccttagcgacatgatcctgggatcgtgtcgctgcctcccccctgcctctgccccttaagagggcagaggctaGGGTCTTCACACTGGGGTGTCATGGTGCCAGTTTGAGAGGCCCTGCTCTCTCAAACTTGGAATGAAAAGAACCACATTTTTAAATGTAGGATAATAACAAACCCCAgtcatgtcttctcagaagtaagccccattaaattcagtgggacttactcccagggaagtgtgtacaggattgtagccttagtttcAGTGTAGAACTAagtagcaggagaagaaaacgTTGTAGTGACAACTTCAACATTGACCACTATACTGCCATATATGAGTTAAAAACAAAGAACTGCTTCAACAGGACCACTAtgccattaacattatttaataCAGACAAATGTATTTATTTGGCTCCAGGGCCTTAGTGTCCAGGTATGTAAACACAGATTACAAGTCTTCCATAGAGTTGTCTGTTCTTTTATAGCAGGATTTATTGTTTTAAACAGGGTGAAGACAGCCATACTACCagactctctctgtgtgtgcatgtgcatttcAGTTTTAAACATTTTAGAATCTGCATTTTTAACTAAGAATTCCTGTAAACCTTCtttgggcaggggagagaggcagaACCTGCTTTAGAGACAAAGGATGAATTGAAAACTTTATAAAGAAAACTAATTTCTTTATATACTACACTACCACACTACTAATTTCAGGAACTGTTgatccactctattggcctccaaggtgctcagaatgccctgtggaagcaactggaagcaacATCTGGTCAAATCAGGAGTTGCATCCCCAAATTGGAAGTCGTGGAGGCCAAGAGAGTGAGTTGCTGGCCTGACATGACCCAGAAGTAGCCTACCAATAAGGTATTGCGGCATAACAAGGAGCATCGCATCAGACCCACCGCACATGTGGTtttaacccacagtttgggaaacactggttgatctcattccctccctcccccataccTATGCATGCTTTTGCATATTCAAATTCAGTAAGATCACACATGGAAACCTGATTTGGTGCGTGCATTATGCTCAGTGGATCTAGATGTGTGTGTATTCAGGCAGATATGTGGATAGGATTAGTATGGATAATAGTCTTCTGGCACATTAAAAACTAACACATCTAATACAGCTACCTTCTCTGGATTTTCACAGAATTGCTGCTGCTTATCTGACTGGTCAGATGTTACATCCAACCATGCCTGTTCATGCCCCTGACTGCAAGGTGAGTGGGGCTGATCGAATGCCTCATCCTAATGGGCCCCTTGTTTCTTGGCAGCCAAGTGCCGCATGTCAGTGATTCTGTGATAGAATCTTGGCATTTAAACCAACCATTTGGAACAGAGCTGCATGATATTTTTGGCCATGATAGGAGACTTGctttggttattattattattattattttatgtggAAGCAGAGGTTCCCAGGAGCCTACTAGCTTCCATGTTTTTAGGCCATTTTGCATGCTTCACAAAGCACTTGTGGAAGTGAAGATTTCCAACCTGTGGGTTGGCAAAAACTGTTTCATCAATTACTTCTGTCTTTAAGCAGCTTATGCAGAGTCCTATTTTACCACCATATGTCCCTTATCTGGCTGCAAAAGCCCTCATTATTTCATGATTAAAACAAGGAAATAGGAAGTCCTGCAGAAAAATAATGGTGAGAAATTATGGACAATCTTGAATGAACTCCTGCTGATATCTCCACCTTTATCTCTGGTTTCTTCTCCATACAACCTCATTTGCTGTTGTCTTCCCTTGGACACATATGCACTACGGATGTAAGAGTCCTTCCCTCTCCCCAGGGAGAAAACTGTGAAAACTGTGTTCTCTGAGGAGTTAAGGCATTGATAAAAGAATTCTCAGCATGCTCACCAAATGCTaattcccagaactcacagaAGGGGGCCATGACAACGTAGCTTATATAAAACTACTCCACATTTTTGCATCTGTGCTTTCTGCCACCCTGCTCTCTCTGCTTGGATCAGCTCCTCACTATCTTTgatagcttttctttctttctctctgcgACCCTGTTCAAGGCCCAGGATCTTCCACAAAGGCTGTCTGAGCCACCCTTTCCTTGCATGGATTCGTCCTTCTCTGCCACCAGATTCTCTACTCATCAGAAAGCCCCAACTTCATTCCCATCACAGCTCCTGTTTGCTTAAAGAACATTACAAGGCCTTTAAACAATGACTACGTTACATGACTATGTAACATATAATATGAATACTAAAAATTAGTATTTGTGGCAGCAGTCTGAAAAAAAATGTACTCTGGTTTTGTACAGTGCAAATGTGCAATATTCTTTGTAATCTAATACTTTACAAACTGGGTCCAACTGtttctggactgtaccatttcaagaTTGAAGGTAAGGAAAACTTATAATGGAATGCTGCTGCCCACTCACCTCTTTTTAAACTCCACAGGCTCAGAAAACTGTTTGAGGGAGAAGGTCCTTCACCTAATTTCCCCCCTGTTTTTATGGGTGTAAACATTTAGCAAGTGAGAACATTCAAATATATGACTCTATGCCTGCAGTCCaggtggtacagtccaggaacaGTCTTATCACtataacagaaaaaaaacaattgtCAGGGCTGAGATTCAGGCTTTACCAGCAGGTTTCCCCTGACCCCTAGTGCTAACCTGAGAACATGAAGTAGTAAGGCACTTAGTATGCTGTCCAGAGACACAGTGCTTCATCTGTTCTGGGGCTAAGCGctgatgtttttttaaaaaaaagctgtgGGGTTGAAATTAAGCTCTATGTTCTCAGTCATTTGAGTGGGCTGATATAACTGGTACCACTTGTCTGTGTGAGTGGGAGGTTATTTCATGCAGTTGAGTCCTACACTGCACCACTAGCATCTTATGAGACGGGTGCATGACATGGTTCCATCCCACTTCAGAGATGTCCTGTCTGTTATTTTGCACAGTACTGCCAATATAGTAGGAAGGAAGCAGTCAGTCCTTGctctggagaagaaaaaaatgcagattccttttttaaagattctgTGTCCATTTTCAAGTTAAGATGTAGCAATAAGTTGCAGGCAGAGACTCAAGGCAGTATCAGTGCCACCACTAACCCTGATCACATGATGTCAACGCAGCTTTCTCAAACCTTCTTTTAAAAACCAGTCTGACCAGAACCAACAAAATCACCTTGTGATTGGTGAGCCTCTCTCTTTTGGTCATACTTTCTTCTAAAAGACAGGCACCAATCCATTGGTGAGTGTATATTAGCAGAAGTTGGTTCCAAGGTGTGGTCTAACAGCCCATGTTTGAagtcataagaaacataagaacagccccactggatcaggccataggcccaactagtccagcttcttgtatctcacagcggcccaccaaatgcgccagggagcacaccagataacaagagacctgcatcctggtgccctcccttgcatctgacatagcccatttctaaaatcaggaggttgcacatacacatcatggcttgtaacccataacggatttttcttccagaaacttgtccaatccccttttaaaggaatccaggccagatgccatcaccacatcctgcggcaaggagttccacagactgaccacacgctgagtaaagaaatattttcttttgtctgtcctaaccctcccaacactcaattttagtggatgtccctggttctggtgttatgtgagagtgatgtgatggttctagtgttgtgtgtgtgtgtgtgtgtgtgtgtgtgtgtgtgtgtgcgagagagagagagagagagagagagagagagagagagagagagagagatgtgatagagcatctctctatccactttatccttcccatgcataaagTCATGTTGTTGAAACTAAGCAGGTTTAGGCCTGCCCTGTGTCTGGATGGAGACTGGATGGAGGTCtggatggcccagtcctataaaactttccagcaccaatgcagcaaggtaagggaacaaacattccctcaccttgaggaggactccatgactacctctccatcacaggatgcacgacataccttgttggcacagcttaatcaacactggaaagttggaaaggattgggtcctgagaacCCCAAGTAGAAAAAAGGaagaatgaaacaaacaaaactttcCTTGACTGCTTCCACCAGAGGGCAAGGACCCCCCTCCACGCAGGTATAAACACAACTTTTGCTTGAAGAATATTTTCAGTTGGGAAAAAAAGGTCATGCAGAAGTCCTATATTAAGATGAACAGCCCACAACAGGTTGAAGAATGTCTTTCCTCAATGGATAGTGACTCAATCAATTTGAATCATCCCTCCCGGAATTAGAGAGAAGCTCCAAAGGAGATGTTCCTTGCTGCCTTGAGGACACTGTGATTTTGGAACATTCATCCATATACAAATACACAAGAGTTTTTGGATGATATTTTGGTGCTGTTTCAGACCTGTCGCGGAAATACTCCCAGCATGGTGTCCTCACTTTGAGGGAAACTTTATTGAAACTGCTTTATTGAAAACATGACTAACAGTTTACTAACCTTGCTGCTATTTCCAGGCAGAAGTTAAGAAGTCCTTTGCTAGAGTTTTTTCCATTCGTGAGACCCAAAGCGCTTCATTATCGCTAATTAATTAAGCCCTGTGAGAAAGGTAAATCTTATCTGTATGTGGAGACCTGTGACCTTGTAGGCTGGTGGCT is a window of Tiliqua scincoides isolate rTilSci1 chromosome 5, rTilSci1.hap2, whole genome shotgun sequence DNA encoding:
- the GNGT2 gene encoding guanine nucleotide-binding protein G(I)/G(S)/G(O) subunit gamma-T2 produces the protein MAQDMTEKELIKMELDQLKKEVKTERQKVSKTAGELKNYIESNAAEDPLLKGIPEDKNPFKEKGGCIIS